A single Microcoleus sp. FACHB-672 DNA region contains:
- a CDS encoding type IV pilin-like G/H family protein has product MLQKDQVLQKRYQLKQQLGHNANRQTWLAEDLELKEPVIVKLLAFSPQMQWDEVKLFEREAKVLKQLHHPRIPQYLDYFSIDKNTGAGLPWFGLVQEYIPGKSLNQLLDEGKQFTESQVRSFATGVLEILIYLHELSPPVLHRDIKPSNLILGKNNQIYLVDFGAVQDKATAEGVTFTVVGTGGYAPMEQFWGRAVPASDLYALGATLIHLLTGTAPADLPQQNLRIQFNDVVNLNPTFSRWVETLTNPALEQRFSTARQALNALKTGRFSDELRATNSPRRPSNSVSYLRLGSLAVLQLLLVGIAYVIVPAFLSYKTSQPRPSEAKEKIGSMNRAQQAYYLENKTFSESVDKLGMSIKTQTENYEYSTRKTGNASFNYAIARKDNLKSYVGGVFQVKAVEQGVTKMTTQAILCEANSTGKAQSPPPIITTNGDRRCSSGTTEVKN; this is encoded by the coding sequence ATGCTGCAAAAAGATCAGGTTCTCCAGAAACGCTATCAACTTAAACAACAATTAGGACACAATGCCAACCGTCAGACTTGGCTAGCAGAAGATTTAGAATTAAAAGAGCCGGTGATTGTTAAGTTACTGGCGTTTAGCCCTCAGATGCAGTGGGACGAAGTCAAGCTGTTTGAAAGAGAAGCTAAAGTCTTAAAACAGCTTCATCACCCCCGAATTCCCCAGTATCTCGATTATTTTTCCATTGATAAAAACACCGGCGCTGGTTTGCCTTGGTTTGGCTTAGTGCAAGAATACATTCCAGGCAAGTCTTTAAACCAGCTTTTAGATGAGGGCAAACAGTTTACAGAATCCCAGGTACGATCCTTTGCCACCGGCGTTCTAGAAATTTTGATTTACTTGCATGAATTAAGTCCGCCGGTTCTCCACCGCGATATCAAGCCCAGCAATTTGATTTTAGGCAAAAACAATCAAATTTATCTGGTTGATTTTGGGGCTGTGCAAGACAAAGCTACCGCAGAAGGTGTAACTTTTACAGTCGTTGGCACCGGCGGCTATGCACCAATGGAGCAATTTTGGGGACGGGCAGTGCCGGCATCGGATCTTTATGCACTGGGTGCTACTTTAATTCATTTGTTAACCGGCACCGCACCGGCTGATTTACCGCAGCAAAATTTACGCATTCAATTTAACGATGTAGTTAACCTTAACCCTACATTTTCTCGCTGGGTTGAAACGCTTACCAATCCAGCTTTAGAACAGCGATTTAGCACAGCCCGCCAAGCCCTAAACGCTCTTAAAACAGGCCGGTTCTCAGATGAATTGAGGGCAACTAACTCGCCCCGCCGCCCTAGCAATTCAGTGAGTTATCTTCGTTTAGGAAGTTTAGCTGTTCTCCAACTGTTGCTCGTTGGGATTGCGTATGTGATTGTACCAGCTTTCCTGAGCTATAAAACATCTCAGCCTCGTCCTTCAGAAGCAAAAGAAAAAATTGGTTCCATGAACCGCGCTCAGCAAGCCTATTATCTGGAAAATAAAACCTTTTCTGAGTCAGTTGATAAATTAGGAATGAGCATAAAAACTCAAACAGAAAATTACGAATATTCAACGCGTAAAACTGGCAATGCTTCATTTAATTATGCAATAGCCCGGAAGGATAATCTTAAGAGCTATGTTGGGGGTGTCTTCCAAGTAAAGGCTGTGGAGCAAGGTGTTACAAAAATGACGACCCAAGCTATTTTGTGTGAAGCAAATTCTACCGGCAAAGCTCAATCGCCACCCCCCATCATTACTACTAATGGCGACAGACGCTGTAGCTCTGGTACAACGGAGGTAAAAAACTAA
- a CDS encoding serine/threonine protein kinase gives MLQAKQVLNERYQLKNKLGNNAGRQTWLAEDLTTSTKEPVVVKLLAFGGDVQWDDLKLFEREAQVLKQLNHPKIPKYRDYFSIDDRTLWFGLVQEYIPGASLKEQLDQGKKFSPQEIRKIALEVLSILTYLHQLSPALLHRDIKPSNLIWGENNQVYLVDFGAVQDRAAAEGATFTVVGSYGYAPLEQFGGRAVPASDLYALGATLIHLLTGTAPADLPQKDLRIQFKDKVTLNSNFLTWLEQLTEPALEKRFSSAREALEALKVRKASTTPKIEVLPRVSPKIENNSGCGGLFDSSVPVPDEIKGWNWGAFLLSGFWPLSNHVGIGLLAWVPNVGFLMAITLGVKGNEWAWKSRKWRSIENFKAHQRGWAIAGIMMGIPITLILWGAAYCIMTYLF, from the coding sequence ATGCTGCAAGCCAAACAAGTCTTAAATGAGCGCTATCAGCTCAAAAACAAGTTGGGGAATAATGCCGGTCGTCAAACTTGGCTGGCTGAGGATTTAACAACATCAACTAAAGAGCCGGTGGTTGTTAAACTGCTAGCATTTGGCGGCGATGTTCAATGGGATGATCTCAAACTATTTGAGCGGGAAGCCCAGGTTCTTAAACAACTAAATCATCCAAAAATTCCCAAATATCGAGATTACTTTTCGATAGATGATCGAACTCTATGGTTTGGCTTGGTTCAGGAATATATTCCGGGTGCATCGCTGAAAGAACAGCTAGATCAAGGGAAAAAGTTTAGCCCTCAAGAAATTCGTAAAATTGCTTTAGAAGTGCTAAGCATTCTGACTTATTTGCATCAGCTTAGCCCGGCATTACTCCATCGAGATATCAAACCGAGCAATTTAATTTGGGGTGAAAATAATCAGGTTTATTTAGTGGATTTTGGCGCAGTGCAAGATCGGGCGGCAGCGGAAGGAGCAACGTTTACTGTTGTGGGAAGTTATGGTTATGCACCGCTGGAACAATTTGGGGGACGTGCGGTACCGGCATCGGATCTTTATGCGTTAGGCGCGACTTTAATTCATTTACTAACCGGCACCGCACCCGCAGATTTACCTCAAAAGGATTTACGCATTCAATTTAAAGATAAAGTTACCCTAAATTCTAACTTTTTAACGTGGTTGGAGCAACTTACAGAGCCGGCTTTAGAAAAACGATTTAGCTCAGCCCGCGAAGCGCTAGAGGCACTAAAAGTCCGCAAAGCATCCACCACCCCAAAAATCGAAGTGCTGCCAAGAGTCTCACCGAAAATCGAGAATAATTCGGGTTGCGGTGGCTTATTTGATTCCTCAGTGCCGGTGCCAGATGAAATTAAAGGTTGGAATTGGGGAGCATTTTTACTTTCTGGTTTTTGGCCTTTAAGTAATCATGTTGGGATTGGACTTTTGGCGTGGGTTCCCAATGTTGGCTTCTTGATGGCCATTACTCTGGGTGTTAAGGGTAATGAATGGGCGTGGAAAAGCCGGAAATGGCGCAGTATTGAGAATTTTAAAGCTCATCAAAGAGGCTGGGCAATTGCCGGCATCATGATGGGTATTCCCATAACGCTGATACTTTGGGGTGCCGCTTATTGTATTATGACCTATTTATTTTAA